The Ignavibacteria bacterium genomic interval ACTCACCGAAGAAACTTTTTCCAAAATTGAGTGCGATGTAAACATTAATTCCCGAGCGTTCCCAATCTCCAAATTTTATTCCGAACTTCGTTTGGTTTGAGCCAGCGTATTTCGGAATTCCAACAAGTGAATTGTGAAATGCGAAAAATAAATTTGTTTCTCTTTTAAAAAGTTTTCCAGTAAATGCATTTGAATGAATTTCAATCCCTTCAAGAAAAGAAATTCGTTTCACAAAACCAGGACGAGAAAAAGTTGAATATGATACTCCTCCATATAAACGCGATTCAACATTTGATAACGAAAATAGTTTTGCAAGTAGAAGTTCTCCAAAATCTTGCGTGAAAGGAATTGGTCCTCCCGGTTTTGTCCAATCACGCGGATACGTATGAGCCCACCAATTTCCGTCCACTAAATGCGCGCTGTGGTGAAGTATGCGCAAACGATAGTGAAGTGATGGATTGATAAGAGAAATATTTCCACCGAAGAAACCATCGAGCGCATCTATTTGTAAATGCAAACCGTTAGCGCCGGTAACGTTTGCGAATCCGAAAAAATTTATTCCAATGTTGAGGGAAGAATTTTCCGTTTGAAAAGAAAATAAATCTTGTTCTGCGCCGATTTCTACTTTCATTTGTTCGGCAGTAAAAAATTTCCATAAACCGATTCGCGCTTCGTACGGATTTGCTATTAATTGTCGGAATTGATGTTTCTCGGGAAGAAATGTAAATCGAGTTTGTGATGAATCGGTTTGAGAGAAAAGATTTGCTGTAAATAAAACTGTTATTGCAAGTGACAACGAAGCAATCTTCTGGAATTTGCTTCGTCGTTTTACTCCTCGCAATGACGATGTAAAAAAATATTTTCGTAGTTTTGTTCGCATTTTTTTCGCGCCAAATATACTTTACAAAAACAACATACTCTAACAACAATGAATCAATTTGAAATTTCTGTTGAAGAACTGAAAAAGAAAATGGATAGTAAAGAAGATTTTCTTCTTGTTGATGTTCGTGAACAGCACGAGAAGAAAATTTCTGACATAGGAGGGATGCTTCTATCTGTGAACTCGCTTCAAATACGCTATAACGAACTCGATAAAGAAAAAGAAATTATTCTCTATTGTAGAACTGGAACAAGAAGTGCGTTGGCAACAAATTTTTTACGCTCTGTTGGGTTTGAAAACGTAAAAAATCTTGTCGGTGGAATTTATGCGTGGTCGGATAAGATTGATAAAAGTGTGAAGAAGTATTGATTTAAAAATAACTTGCCACACTAAAATTTATTCCCGCCGCTTTTTCAACAACATCTACGCGGCTCCAATGCGATAGATAATGATAATCGAGTTTGAACGCAGTATCGTTTGCCGGACGAAAATTTATCCCGAAAGAAATTTTTTGCGTTGCATCCCCTCGTAACTCCGCATCGAAATCTGCAACATCATAACGCGCCGTTACAGTGAAATATGATTTCGGTAGCAATGCAAACCATTGATTTCCAAAACGATAATTTATTTGCGCAAACATTCCCTGTTGCTTCTCTGCAAATAATCCTTGGAGCGATTCTTGAATGTCAATAGTTGCTCGCGTGTACTCACCAATAATATCTAATTTCTCTGTGTTATATTCCCAATCAAATGCCGCGATAGTAAGATTTCGTTTTTTATCAATTTCAAAATCTGCAACGCTGTATGTATTGTAAATTCCCGTGTGCGCGGAAAAACCGAATTCAAAATTTGTTGCCGGCGAATATGTAACTCTTCCGACAAACGAAGGAAGTTGATTATTATCTTCGCCAACATTGCCGCGCCCTTCACGAATTTGTGTTCCTGTTCCATTCGTAACTATTCCATCGTTAAATCCGTTAACTGCATAAAACTCGTACGTTGCTCGCGCTTCGGAAGTTGGAAAGAACGAACCGTAAAAACCCATTCCCGCTTCGGAAAGTGCAGTAGGAATAATTTCTGTCGAGACAAGAGGACGGTCAGTAAATTCGTTCAACGGCGCGTCGTGTGTGAGATTAAATTTTCCGAGCGGAGATAAAATAATTCCTCCGCGAAAAATAAGTGATGGATGAATTTCAAAATCGAGCGCGGCAAATTCGATGGCGATTTCTTCTGTGCCGTGTTCAAATTCGATTTCGGTAAAAAATTTTGTCCGCGAAGAAATAACAGAATGTGTGAACAAATTAAATCTCCGCGCTTCGAATGTTATTTCTTCCGTAACTCCTTCTTCGCGTTCCAACTTCCACACCGCTTCCATATAACCGCCGATTGCAGTTTTAGAAAAAGCATTGGTAACAAATGGTTTATCGTACACTCCACCACGTACAAATGAACGCGATGGTTTCGTTGTGTCGCTTTCTTGCGAAGTTGCTGTTGTAACCAACGATAATAGAACAAAAGGAATAATGGAGTATATAGTTTTTAATATGTGACTCATAAAAAAATGGTAAGATAGTTATTGTGAAATTCCGTACGGAACGATGTGAGTGGACGTTCTGCAGGACCGCGCATAACATTTCCATCGAGCGAAAATGTAGAACCGTGACATCCGCAATGAAAAAAAGAATTTTCTTTTCGCACCGTGCAGCCGAGATGAGAACACACGGGAGAGAGTGCGAGATATTCTGTTTCACTCTTTTTTGTAACGATAATTTCTTGTGCAATATTTTCTACATCGAATTCAATTGCGTTTCCGATTTCATTCAATTCAGGAAAACGAGAAATGTCAAGAGAAATTTTTTTATCGAAACTTTTTGTCGTGTACGTTACGAATGAATTTAGCGCGCAACTGCTTAATAATGGGAGTGTTGTTATACTTCCAACGAGCAAAGTCGAGCATTGTGCAAGAAATGTTCGTCTGTTATATTGTGTTGTGTTGTGCATTGAAAGACAATAGAAAACTTCGAGAAAGACAAATTCTTGATTGTTTCAGAGTGAACGTAAAAACGCGAGCACTGATTCTTTATCGGGATTGGAAAGCGCATTGAATAAATTTTTCGCGTTCATTGCTTCGCCGCCGTGAAAAAGAATTGCGGTTTTTAAATCTGTTGTTCTTCCGTCATGAAGATAATACGCCGTGCCGCCAAGGTTTTCAGCAGTCAGTCGCAATCCCCATAGCGGTGTTGTCCTCCATTCGTTTCCGCTTGCATTTCCTTCAATAAAATTATCGGCAAGTTCAGAACCCATATCGTGCAGCAGTAAATCAGAATAGAGGTGAACAGTTTTGTTGCTGAGTGCGGATATTGTCGGATGTGTTCCTGTTTGCATCGAAGGAATATGACATGACGCGCATCCGATGGCAGTGAACAGACTGTCTCCGCGGCGAATTTGCGGAGTAATGCTTCCACGTTTTGGAGGAGCGAGCGCACGCAAATACAAAGCGACATCGTGAATGGAAGATGTAGAAACTTCAGGTTCGGGAATGTTTTCGCTGATTGTTCCGAGTTGCGCGTGTTGTAGTTCTTGCGGAAAAAATTCTGAAGTGATCCCCATATCCTGAATATATGCGGTAGCAACTTGTTGTACTAAAAATGGAGTTCCGGCTTTTCTTCCGAAGCGACCAAGATACTTTCCGTTATGCACAATTGCGTTTGTTGGAATTGCCCACGTCGGCGCATCAACAAAATTTGCTTTTCCGGAAATTCCATCTCCATTTGTATCAAACTCATCACTGTTTACAAGAATGTGTGAATCGGGAACTGCTTCAAGCAATCCCATTCCAAATACAGGAGGTCCGCTGCGAACAGAAATTGCGTTTGCCTGTGATGGAATTTCTTCCGGAGAAATTCCCGGAATCGAACGCTGTTGCAGTTGAGCGCCGCCGTGATCGGCATAAAAATTTACGTCCACGTTCGTTCCATCATTTAATTGAAATCGTTTTAAGTTAGTGCGCGGATGACCTTTTCCATCGCCGTTGTGACAACTTTCGCACGATGGTTGTACGAAAATTGGTCCGAGTCCTTCATTGACGAAAAAAACTTTTTCAAATGCTGCATCACCGCGAGAGAAAGAATGTTGTTGCTCTTGTGTTATTCCTGCAATCGGTTGGTCAAATGTTTCTCCGATTTCAGGTTTTGAAGTAAAGATTGTATCGCAACCGGAAAAGAAAATGAAAAATGAAAAAGGAAAAAGGAAAAATTTTTGATGTATTGTGTGTTTCATAAAAATGTAAATTGTCCCTAAGGGATGTCTTCAATATAAAATATAAGGTAATGTTTCACAAGAGTCGGTGGAAATTATTACAAGACCGTAAACGATCTTGCTGGACGAAGAAAGAATCATAAATGATTCTTTCGTTTTATTCCGATTTATCGGGATTTTTTCGCCGTAGCACGACCATTGATTGTCGTGGAGAAAGTGCTTTGGGAGCATCGTCATTTTCCTATTACAAACTCTTGTGAAGCACGACCAACTCTAAAATGCAAACTCTCCGCCAAATGTTTTATATAAAAGCAAAACATTCAACGCGATGATAACCACTGCGCAAACAATAGCAAGATTTGTTACCCATTGTTTATTTGTAAGTTCTCCCATCATCGTTTTGTCTTTAGTAAATGTGATGAGAGGAATAATTGCAAATGGAAGTTGGAAACTGAGAAACACTTGACTCAATACGAGCAGTTGTAATGGATTTGTTCCAATCGCAATTGCAATTACTGCGGGAATCATAACAATCAATCGTAAAATTAAACGGCGCAACCAAGGACGAATTTTTATTTCGAGAAAACCTTCCATCACAATTTGCCCTGCCATCGTTCCCGTAGTTGAAGAAGAAATCCCCGAAGCGAGCAATGCAAGAGCAAACACTAACGCAGACATTCCGCCAAAAAGAATTTCCAATGTTTTATGCGCTTCTTCGATGGAAACAATTTCTAAATTTCTTGTGTAAAATGCGCCTGCAGACATAATGAGAATTGCAGAATTGACAAACCACGCTCCGTTCAATGCAATAATGGAATCGAGTTTTGCAAAGCGAAAGATTTTTTTCTTTTCTTCGATGGTTGGTTTTTCCGATAATCGCGATTGAATTATATTGGAATGTAGATATAAATTATGCGGCATTACTGTTGCGCCAAGAATTCCAATGGCGACGAGAATACTTTCCGAATTTATTTTTGGAACAACAACGTGATAAGGAATGATAGACCAGTCCGGCGAAGCAAAAAATAATTCTACGACATAACATAATCCGATGGTTGCAACAAACGTAATAATTGCATATTCGAGCGGACGAAAACCGTAACGCTGCAATGCGAGTATGAGCAAGACATCGAATCCCGTTATCAATACTGCGGTGAACAAATCAATATGAAACAACAGATAGATTGCAAGTGCAGAGCCGAGAAATTCTGCAAGGTCAGTTGCAATCATCGCAAGTTCTGCGGTGAGCCAGAGGAACAAACTTGTCGGTCGAGAATATTTTTCTTTGCAGTTTTGTGCTAAATCTTTTCCGGTTGCAATTCCTAATTTCGCAGAAAGAGTTTGCAGTAAAATCGCCATCATATTACTGAGGAAAATCACCCATAATAAACTATAACCAAATCGTGAACCCCCTTCGATATCCGTTGCCCAATTTCCCGGGTCCATATAACCGACGCTTACGAGGAATGCAGGACCAAGTGCGCGAATAAAATCTCTGTTGAAAATTTTTTTAATTCCTTTTTGTTCAGAAAGCGTTTCTGAGACGCGGGGGAGAGTAAATGTTGCTAAGTCATTCATTGTGGTTTTATGCAGGAATAGTTTGAATAAAAATACATCGCGCAAGTTTTTGGCTTAGTGGAATTGTTTGTTTGTTTGCTTTCACAATTACTGAACCATCAAAAGAAATTTTGTCAATCACTTTCAGTCTCGTTTGCAAACCGAGTCCGATTTTTTTTAGGTATTGCAATACTTCGGGACTTCTATCACTTACGCGTGAAATAATCCCAGAAATTCCTTTTTCGCACTCATCGAGTAATTGGGAATGCGTTTCTATAAGTTCACCATTTGCTGAGGGAATTGGGTCACCATGCGGGTCAATTTTCGGAAAGCCGAGAACGGCATCGAGTTTGCTTTCCATTTTTTCTGAAGTAACGTGTTCTAATAGTTCTGCTTCGTTGTGAATTTCATCCCATGAAAAGTCGAGGAACTTCACAAGAAACATTTCCCACAAACGATGCCGTCGAACAATTTTTAGCGCTGTGGATTTTCCTTTTTTGGTGAGTTGAACTCCTTTGCGCGGAATGTATTTCACGTAGCCATTCTCGGAAAGCCGCTTCATCATATCGTTTGCTGACGCATCGGAAACTTCTAATGCTTTAGCGAGAGATGACGTAGAAACAGAACCGACATTTTTTTCAATCCCGTAAATCCGTTTGATATAATCTTCCGTAGTAATTGTTTCCATAATTCAAAATAATAATTTAGGTACATCTAAATTGATGTTTAAGCGGGCAAAAGAAACGGAAAAGTTTTAAAATAAAAAAGCAAAACCGATAATGATTTTGCTGTTTCCTTACAACGATTTTAAGACGACAATGGCAAAAATTTTTATAGAACTTCGTGCTTCTGTGCCTTTGTGGTAAAAAAAGAATTATGAGTTAGGCGGTTGACAATTTCTTCGCAAAGAAGAAAACCTTTATTTGTCAATCGCAGTATTGGATTGTCAATAAGAATGTATTCATTGGAAAGAAGTTCGGCGATAATATTATGCTGTTCTTTTAGCAAATCTACCCCAAAATCATTTTTTATTTTTTCAACATCAATTCCTTCGCTTCGTAATCCAAGCATTATTGTTTCTTCAAAATGTTGTTCTTCGGAAAGAATTTCTTCGCCTGCGATGGGAAGTTCATTGTTGAAAAGTTTTTGCGTGTATGTGGAAAGATTGGCAATATTCGACCAACGCTTTGCCATTCCGTTATTCCAATATGAATGTGCCGATGGACCGAACGAAAGATAGTTTGAATGATTCCAATAATTTTTATTGTGTTGACAATGAAATCCTTTCTTTCCGTAATTGGAAACTTCGTAATGTTCAAAACCATTTCGTTCAAGAAACTCCATTGTGAATTCAAACATCGAAGCATCCGTTTCTGTTTGTGGAAGTGTAACTTGATTCATGGCAACAAGACGATTGAGCGGGGTGTTTTGTTCAACGATTAAACTGTAAGCGGAAATATGCGTTGATTCAAGTTTAATCGCTTGTTCTAAATTGCTTTTCCATCGTTCAAGCGTTTGATTCGGTAAAGCAAAAATCAAATCGAGATTGAGATTTTCAAAACCAACATTTTTTGCAAGACGAATCGCATCTTTAGCTTTTTGTGAGTTATGAATACGTGAAAGAAATAACAAATCGTCATCAAAAAATGATTGGACTCCAAAACTTATTCTGTTTATTCCGAGGGAATGAAATGCTTTCAGTTTTTCTTCATCAACGGTTTCGGGATTTGCTTCGAGCGTTATTTCTGATTTTGGAGAAAGAGAAAAGTTTTTGTGAATGAGAGAAAATATTTTTTCGAGTTGTGACGGAGTGAGGAGAGAAGGAGTTCCGCCGCCGAAGAATATTGTTTCATACGTTTCTCCGTGAAATTGTTTTTGCAGTTCAATTTCAATTTCTAATGCTTTGAGAAATTCATCGAGCGGAGAAAGCGTTTCGATGGAATAAAAATCGCAGTAAATACATTTGCGTTCACAGAACGGAATGTGGAAATAGAGCGAAGACACGAGATTTCAATCGAGGGGTTAGCGGTTTGAGGTAGAAATTTATTTTTATCTCAAACCAAATCATTTCACTACTTCACTAAATTTCCAACTCTCGAAAGCCGAATTGAAGCAAGTTTATCCACAAGTTGTGTAAATGGTAAATCCGGATCCCACGACCAGTAGAGAAATAGTGGTGTTCCAATTACGTCTTCTTCGGGAATAAATCCCCAGAATCTGCTATCAAGGGAATTATCACGATTGTCGCCCATTCCGAAAAGATAATCACGTTTGACAGTATATGTTGACGTTTCATTTCCATTGACAAAGATTTTTCCGTTTCGAAAGTCAATAGTATTTTTTTCGCGAAGAATAAACGTTTCCCAATGTTCAATAGTATTCATCGTAAGTTGAATCACGTCTCCTTGTTTTGGAATACGGATTGGACCATAGTTTTGTTCGTTAAAGAATTCTCCTTTGGGAAAAATTCGTGGGTCAGCATAATTCGGAAGAGAGCCGGATTGTTCGAAATTGACGTATCGTGGGAACGGGACAAATTCGCCATTGACGTACACTTTTCGTTGCCTGATTTCCAATGTGTCGCCAGCAAGAGCAATGCAGCGTTTCAAATAATATGCGAATGGATTTGCTTTTACTTCATCGCGATTGCCGGGAAATTCAAACACAATGACTTCGTTGCGTTGCACGTTTCGTAATGCAGGAAATTTAAAGTTCGGAACTCGAATATCGGTAAGTGGAATTGTGCGCGGCGTTGTTCCTCCAAAAATAAATTTGTTCACGATGAGAAAATCACCGGGAAGAATTTCGTTCATCATTGACCCTGTTGGAACTTCGAACGAAGCGATGACGAAACTGTTCAGCACAAGAAAAATCCCGAATACGGATGCCATTTCTCGAAGCCATTGTAGAAAAGTCTGTTTTGGTTTTGGTTCTTTTTGTTTCATAAAAATTTCGTTTAAGGTGAAGTAGTGAACATTAGAGTTCAAGAAAAAATTCCTTCGGAAAAATAATAGAATGGTTTCTATTCTTCTTCCATAGCAAGTAACGCAAGAAACGCTTCCTGAGGAATTTCAACATTGCCAACTTGTTTCATACGTTTCTTTCCTTCTTTTTGACGTTCAAGAAGTTTTCGCTTGCGTGATATATCACCTCCGTAGCATTTTGCGATGACGTTTTTTCGCATCGGAGAAATGGTGTTGCGCGCAATGACTTTATTTCCGATAGCGGCTTGAATGGCAATTTCGAACATTTGTCGCGGAATGAGTTCACGAAGTTTCGCGCATAATTTTTTTCCCCATTCATACGATTTCTCGCGATGGACAATTGCAGAAAGCGCATCAACTGGTTCAGCATTTAAGAGAATATCGAGTTTGACGAGATCCGATTCGCGGTAACCGATAAATTCATAATCAAACGAAGCATACCCCCGCGACATTGATTTCAGTTTATCATAAAAATCAAAAATAATTTCCATCAGAGGAAGTTCAAACCGAATATCCACACGTGTTTGGTCAAGGTATGTTGTGTTCTTAAAAATTCCCCGACGTTCCATTGCAAGTTTCATAATGTTTCCGATGTATTCCGTAGGAGTGATAATTTGCGCAGAAACAAACGGTTCTTCAATTTTCTCAATTTCTCCTTGCGGAGGCATTTGAACGGGATTATCAACTGCAAGAACGTCTTTATTTGTTTTCATTACACGAAATTCAACGGTGGGAACAGTCGTGATAATGGATTGATTATATTCTCGTTCTAAACGTTCCTGAATAATTTCCATATGAAGCAATCCGAGGAATCCACAACGAAAACCGAAACCAAGTGCAGACGAAGTTTCCGGTTCATAAAATAATGAAGCGTCGTTCATCTGAAGTTTTGCAAGTGAATCGCGAAGTTCTTCAAATGCTTCAGAATTTGTAGGAAATACACCGGCGAACACCATTGGTTTTACGGTTTTATAGCCATGAAGCGGTTCTAATGCAAGGTTATTTGGGTTCATAACGGTATCACCAACTTTAATTTCGTGAAGGTCGCGAATGCCGGCAATGAGATATCCAACTTCGCCAGCAACAATTTTACCGGTTCGTTTTCTTTGTAATTCTAGGACGCCAATTTCTTCCGCTTCGTACATTTTTCCGGTAAAATGAAACTGAAGTTTATCGCGTTCTTTTAATTCACCATCAACCATTCTGATATATGCAATCGCACCGCGATAATTATCGAAAAGTGAATCGAAAATTAATGCGCGAGGCGAGGCAATAGTATTTCCTTTTGGGGAAGGAACGCGCTGGACAATTGCTTCGAGAATCTCGTTGATGCCCGTACCTGATTTTGCGCTTGCAAAAATAATTTCTGCTTCACTACATCCAAGTAATTCGATAACCTGTTGTTGTACAGTATCAACCATTGCGTGAGGTAAGTCAATTTTATT includes:
- a CDS encoding metal-dependent transcriptional regulator; translation: METITTEDYIKRIYGIEKNVGSVSTSSLAKALEVSDASANDMMKRLSENGYVKYIPRKGVQLTKKGKSTALKIVRRHRLWEMFLVKFLDFSWDEIHNEAELLEHVTSEKMESKLDAVLGFPKIDPHGDPIPSANGELIETHSQLLDECEKGISGIISRVSDRSPEVLQYLKKIGLGLQTRLKVIDKISFDGSVIVKANKQTIPLSQKLARCIFIQTIPA
- a CDS encoding rhodanese-like domain-containing protein, which codes for MNQFEISVEELKKKMDSKEDFLLVDVREQHEKKISDIGGMLLSVNSLQIRYNELDKEKEIILYCRTGTRSALATNFLRSVGFENVKNLVGGIYAWSDKIDKSVKKY
- a CDS encoding thiol oxidoreductase → MKHTIHQKFFLFPFSFFIFFSGCDTIFTSKPEIGETFDQPIAGITQEQQHSFSRGDAAFEKVFFVNEGLGPIFVQPSCESCHNGDGKGHPRTNLKRFQLNDGTNVDVNFYADHGGAQLQQRSIPGISPEEIPSQANAISVRSGPPVFGMGLLEAVPDSHILVNSDEFDTNGDGISGKANFVDAPTWAIPTNAIVHNGKYLGRFGRKAGTPFLVQQVATAYIQDMGITSEFFPQELQHAQLGTISENIPEPEVSTSSIHDVALYLRALAPPKRGSITPQIRRGDSLFTAIGCASCHIPSMQTGTHPTISALSNKTVHLYSDLLLHDMGSELADNFIEGNASGNEWRTTPLWGLRLTAENLGGTAYYLHDGRTTDLKTAILFHGGEAMNAKNLFNALSNPDKESVLAFLRSL
- the hemW gene encoding radical SAM family heme chaperone HemW, with the protein product MSSLYFHIPFCERKCIYCDFYSIETLSPLDEFLKALEIEIELQKQFHGETYETIFFGGGTPSLLTPSQLEKIFSLIHKNFSLSPKSEITLEANPETVDEEKLKAFHSLGINRISFGVQSFFDDDLLFLSRIHNSQKAKDAIRLAKNVGFENLNLDLIFALPNQTLERWKSNLEQAIKLESTHISAYSLIVEQNTPLNRLVAMNQVTLPQTETDASMFEFTMEFLERNGFEHYEVSNYGKKGFHCQHNKNYWNHSNYLSFGPSAHSYWNNGMAKRWSNIANLSTYTQKLFNNELPIAGEEILSEEQHFEETIMLGLRSEGIDVEKIKNDFGVDLLKEQHNIIAELLSNEYILIDNPILRLTNKGFLLCEEIVNRLTHNSFFTTKAQKHEVL
- a CDS encoding ubiquinol-cytochrome c reductase iron-sulfur subunit produces the protein MHNTTQYNRRTFLAQCSTLLVGSITTLPLLSSCALNSFVTYTTKSFDKKISLDISRFPELNEIGNAIEFDVENIAQEIIVTKKSETEYLALSPVCSHLGCTVRKENSFFHCGCHGSTFSLDGNVMRGPAERPLTSFRTEFHNNYLTIFL
- the lepB gene encoding signal peptidase I; translated protein: MKQKEPKPKQTFLQWLREMASVFGIFLVLNSFVIASFEVPTGSMMNEILPGDFLIVNKFIFGGTTPRTIPLTDIRVPNFKFPALRNVQRNEVIVFEFPGNRDEVKANPFAYYLKRCIALAGDTLEIRQRKVYVNGEFVPFPRYVNFEQSGSLPNYADPRIFPKGEFFNEQNYGPIRIPKQGDVIQLTMNTIEHWETFILREKNTIDFRNGKIFVNGNETSTYTVKRDYLFGMGDNRDNSLDSRFWGFIPEEDVIGTPLFLYWSWDPDLPFTQLVDKLASIRLSRVGNLVK
- the lepA gene encoding elongation factor 4 is translated as MENIRNFCIIAHIDHGKSTLADRLLETTGTITKREMKFNQVLDDMELEQERGITIKLHAIKMEYKANNGTTYTLNLIDTPGHVDFTYEVSRSIAACEGAILVVDASQGVEAQTISNLYLAIDAGLTIIPVLNKIDLPHAMVDTVQQQVIELLGCSEAEIIFASAKSGTGINEILEAIVQRVPSPKGNTIASPRALIFDSLFDNYRGAIAYIRMVDGELKERDKLQFHFTGKMYEAEEIGVLELQRKRTGKIVAGEVGYLIAGIRDLHEIKVGDTVMNPNNLALEPLHGYKTVKPMVFAGVFPTNSEAFEELRDSLAKLQMNDASLFYEPETSSALGFGFRCGFLGLLHMEIIQERLEREYNQSIITTVPTVEFRVMKTNKDVLAVDNPVQMPPQGEIEKIEEPFVSAQIITPTEYIGNIMKLAMERRGIFKNTTYLDQTRVDIRFELPLMEIIFDFYDKLKSMSRGYASFDYEFIGYRESDLVKLDILLNAEPVDALSAIVHREKSYEWGKKLCAKLRELIPRQMFEIAIQAAIGNKVIARNTISPMRKNVIAKCYGGDISRKRKLLERQKEGKKRMKQVGNVEIPQEAFLALLAMEEE
- a CDS encoding divalent metal cation transporter, with the translated sequence MNDLATFTLPRVSETLSEQKGIKKIFNRDFIRALGPAFLVSVGYMDPGNWATDIEGGSRFGYSLLWVIFLSNMMAILLQTLSAKLGIATGKDLAQNCKEKYSRPTSLFLWLTAELAMIATDLAEFLGSALAIYLLFHIDLFTAVLITGFDVLLILALQRYGFRPLEYAIITFVATIGLCYVVELFFASPDWSIIPYHVVVPKINSESILVAIGILGATVMPHNLYLHSNIIQSRLSEKPTIEEKKKIFRFAKLDSIIALNGAWFVNSAILIMSAGAFYTRNLEIVSIEEAHKTLEILFGGMSALVFALALLASGISSSTTGTMAGQIVMEGFLEIKIRPWLRRLILRLIVMIPAVIAIAIGTNPLQLLVLSQVFLSFQLPFAIIPLITFTKDKTMMGELTNKQWVTNLAIVCAVVIIALNVLLLYKTFGGEFAF